The following are encoded in a window of Megachile rotundata isolate GNS110a chromosome 2, iyMegRotu1, whole genome shotgun sequence genomic DNA:
- the LOC100876447 gene encoding uncharacterized protein LOC100876447 — translation MTTMDSDSESQDSDDGRRFRFEATRKDNLQLETKLGKLLKLRSEHKSCYNDVECKSRKDKSKRDCNRDEHRVSRERDTDNRDIKYSKHPHESRSSRYDDSKDYRNARDVSLGSRSSVLSSKHKTRDAKRHRNRDRDEHHKNRSHERSRSRNDNDKHKNKSHEKYKHHSYDKSRDRGYQSSKARSEDRDKFRGESERYNVYKQSSTKENEEQCLQEYSSPKSTEQDRNDNELLIKGDLSGDNHECKELNLSEFDILSETDENMSDSSDVKSKNSILQQHKVKTRKRNSNDEYKSTLKKQATEIEHSEGLAKVNARMNEPLHGSSNNNSGTISDSALGTMSPISMEISQDCRNDVYQKSENESRKETVDLSHKKNNKNPLEKCNNCYFLNTTEVTLPSLYASDENKSAYGPSLPPQLVTDSSNDVKLVKNTVFIGPCLPETIAQDVTETSEGDVSSSVNQNNGAGENSTLDADVVFGPVLPPHLLKQNCDNEMNVKIIAPALPTSVTQSFDNDEMEQTESENDDAIGPLPVDHPALKTNYVYKQLEQRALEIQKEQKDEDDNTLNQREEWMTELPSVQVNNLGLTSRKFRKKSGPDMSDRSCWTDTPAKKAVKQKQQEGKTLYDTSTIALVEESFEVNSGESKRQEKSLLEIHQSKLRKKKKKEEKKAKLSGGTVRRPFDRDIDLQINRFDQAQRNAVINKAQYLDDRFSRGKF, via the exons atgacaACAATGGACTCTGATTCTGAGAGTCAAGACAGCGACGATGGACGACGATTTCGTTTTGAAGCTACTCGTAAAGATAATTTACAACTGGAAACAAAACtaggaaaattattaaaattgcggTCGGAGCACAAATCCTGTTACAACGACGTAGAATGTAAAAGTAGGAAAGATAAATCGAAACGCGACTGCAACAGAGATGAACACAGAGTTTCGAGAGAACGGGATACGGACAATAGAGATATTAAATACTCCAAACATCCTCACGAATCAAGAAGTTCAAGATATGATGATAGTAAAGATTATAGAAATGCAAGGGATGTTAGTTTAGGTTCAAGAAGTTCTGTGTTGTCTTCCAAACATAAAACAAGGGATGCAAAACGACATAGAAATCGAGATCGGGACGAACATCATAAAAATAGATCTCATGAACGATCTCGTAGCAGAAACGATAACGACAAGCACAAAAATAAATCCCATGAAAAATATAAGCATCACTCTTATGACAAAAGTCGCGATAGAGGATATCAATCGTCGAAAGCGAGGTCGGAAGACCGTGACAAATTTCGGGGAGAATCTGAAAGATACAATGTATATAAACAATCATCGacaaaagaaaatgaagaacaATGTTTGCAAGAATATTCTTCGCCCAAAAGTACAGAACAAGATCGTAACGATAACGAATTGTTAATAAAAGGTGATTTGTCAGGAGACAATCATGAATGTAAAGAATTAAATCTATCTGAATTTGATATTCTGTCAGAAACAGATGAAAATATGTCTGATAGTTCGGATGTTAAAAGTAAGAATTCAATTTTACAGCAACATAAGGTAAAGACAAGAAAAAGAAATTCGAACGATGAATATAAAAGTACGTTAAAAAAACAAGCAACAGAAATTGAACATTCAGAAGGATTGGCAAAGGTAAATGCAAGGATGAACGAGCCGTTACATGGTTCCAGTAATAATAACTCTGGTACCATTTCAGATTCTGCATTAGGTACTATGTCACCTATATCGATGGAAATCAGTCAAGATTGTAGAAATGACGTTTATCAAAAATCTGAAAACGAATCAAGAAAAGAAACAGTTGATTTAAGtcataagaaaaataataaaaatcctcTTGAAAAATGTAATAACTGTTATTTCTTAAATACGACGGAAGTTACTTTACCCTCATTGTATGCATCTGACGAGAACAAATCAGCGTATGGACCCAGTTTACCACCACAATTAGTAACTGATTCTTCTAATGATGTAAAGCTAGTAAAAAATACAGTTTTTATAGGACCTTGTTTACCAGAAACTATCGCGCAAGACGTAACAGAAACTTCCGAAGGCGATGTGTCGAGTAGTGTTAATCAAAATAATGGAGCGGGTGAAAATTCTACATTAGATGCAGATGTTGTTTTCGGTCCAGTGTTACCGCCGCATTTGTTAAAACAGAATTGCGATAACGAAATGAACGTGAAAATAATAGCTCCTGCTCTTCCCACAAGCGTAACGCAATCATTCGATAACGATGAAATGGAACAAACAGAATCTGAAAACGATGATGCGATAGGTCCATTACCGGTTGATCATCCAGCATTAAAAACAAACTATGTGTACAAACAATTGGAACAAAGAGCGCTGGAGATTCAGAAGGAACAGAAAGATGAG GACGATAATACACTGAATCAACGAGAAGAATGGATGACGGAGTTACCTTCGGTTCAAGTCAATAATTTAGGATTAACTTCAAGAAAATTTCGAAAGAAGTCAGGTCCAGATATGTCCGATAGATCATGCTGGACCGATACTCCAGCAAAGAAAGCTGTAAAACAAAAACAACAG GAGGGGAAAACGTTGTACGATACATCGACCATAGCTTTAGTTGAAGAAAGTTTCGAAGTTAACTCTGGAGAAAGCAAAAGACAGGAAAAATCGTTATTAGAAATACATCAAAGTAAActtcgaaagaaaaaaaag aaagaagaaaaaaaagcaaAATTATCTGGAGGGACAGTTAGAAGACCATTCGATAGAGATATTGATTTACAAATCAATCGGTTTGATCAGGCTCAAAGAAATGCTGTTATAAACAAAGCACAATATCTGGATGATAGGTTTTCTCGTGGGAAATTTTAG
- the LOC105663646 gene encoding phosphatidate cytidylyltransferase, mitochondrial has protein sequence MEKLIGIQQLKGILKCFPGNMKFCFAYGSGAFKQANNQSNKMIDLIFVVRNIKQWHSENLHLNPKHYAQPLRFLGPRAIANVQEKWGAKVYYNTLVKITEECIIKYGVVSEISLIEDLLDWNDLYLAGRLHKPVKVLIEPNENSQIPTALVQNLHSAVHAALLLLPQYFTEVQFYKTIAGLSYSGDFRMIFGENKEKDTSPTTKIHHLNQLPRIPQVKLVRAWSQGPRSKDTEDCLRAIAHDPECGEILEECLKNIVWRSSVTQSLKGIVTAGFVKSVKYSAAKIMKMLQASPETSSLPKLESKNKVETIVATVKNQAQSKETEKRVE, from the exons ATGGAAAAATTGATTGGAATTCAACAGTTAAAAGGGATACTTAAATGTTTCCCAGGAAATATGAAATTCTGCTTTGCATATGGATCTGGTGCATTTAAGCAAGCAAATAATCAATCTAATAAAATGATAGATCTCATTTTTGTTGTTCGTAATATAAAACAATGGCACTCTGAGAATCTACATCTTAACCCCAAGCATTATGCTCAACCATTGAGGTTTCTTGGGCCTAGAGCAATTGcaaatgtacaagaaaaatgGGGTGCTAaggtatattataatacattggTTAAAATAACAGAAGAATGTATTATCAAATATGGAGTAGTCTCTGAAATTTCATTAATAGAAGATTTGTTAGATTGGAATGATTTGTATTTGGCAGGAAGATTACACAAACCAGTTAAAGTCTTGATAGAACCaaatgaaaattctcaaataccaacaGCTCTAGTACAAAACTTACATTCTGCAGTTCACGCAGCACTGTTATTACTTCCACAATACTTTACAGAAGTTCAGTTTTATAAAACTATAGCTGGTCTATCTTACAGTGGTGACTTTCGAATGATCTTtggtgaaaataaagaaaaa GATACAAGTCCAACAACAAAAATACATCATTTGAATCAGTTGCCACGAATACCACAAGTTAAACTAGTAAGAGCATGGTCACAGGGCCCAAGATCAAAGGATACAGAAGATTGTTTGCGTGCAATTGCTCATGATCCTGAATGTGGTGAAATATTAGAGGAATGTTTAAAAAACATTGTATGGAGATCCAGTGTTACACAAAGTTTGAAAGGGATTGTTACTGCTGGATTTGTAAAATCTGTTAAATATAGTGCagcaaaaataatgaagatgttGCAAGCAAGTCCAGAGACAAGTTCCTTACCAAAGCTAGAATCGAAGAATAAAGTTGAAACGATAGTAGCAACTGTGAAAAATCAGGCACAATCAAAGGAAACAGAGAAACGTGTAGAGTAG